Proteins from one Microbacterium faecale genomic window:
- a CDS encoding ABC transporter permease: protein MLTFIAKRVVSGAILLLVICALAYTLLFFSGTNIARNLAGDQATEEQVAYRAQELGLDRPLVERFFSWLASAASGDLGTSWFTAQPVTATIGDRLPVTLVIVTVSILLTALVAAAIGVAAAVRGGWVDRAVQVGSIAGDIVPNFVLALALVIIFAINLDVFPAVSTIAPGAPPSVWIASLTLPVIAIVISAVTGSTQQFRSAVLAQLEKEYVRTLRSRGIGEGEILFAHVLKNAAPAGLTVLSLQFIGMLGGVVIVEKIFSIPGIGSTAVSATSQSDIPVIMGVVIATVIIVIIVNLLVDIANGWLNPKVRVS, encoded by the coding sequence ATGCTCACGTTCATCGCGAAGCGCGTCGTCTCGGGGGCGATCCTCCTCCTTGTGATCTGCGCGCTCGCATACACGCTCCTGTTCTTCTCCGGGACGAACATCGCGCGTAATCTCGCCGGCGACCAGGCGACGGAAGAGCAGGTCGCGTACCGCGCACAGGAACTCGGCCTCGACCGGCCACTCGTCGAGCGGTTCTTCTCGTGGCTCGCGAGTGCGGCATCGGGCGACTTGGGCACGTCGTGGTTCACGGCCCAGCCGGTCACCGCGACGATCGGAGACCGGCTGCCGGTGACACTCGTGATCGTCACGGTGTCGATCCTGCTCACTGCGCTCGTTGCCGCCGCGATCGGTGTCGCCGCCGCCGTACGGGGTGGATGGGTCGATCGCGCCGTGCAGGTGGGATCGATCGCCGGAGACATCGTGCCGAACTTCGTGCTGGCGCTCGCGCTCGTCATCATCTTCGCGATCAACCTGGATGTCTTCCCCGCGGTCAGCACGATCGCGCCGGGAGCGCCTCCGAGCGTATGGATCGCGTCGCTGACCCTGCCGGTCATCGCGATCGTGATCAGCGCGGTGACCGGCAGTACGCAGCAGTTCCGCAGCGCAGTGCTCGCGCAGTTGGAGAAGGAATACGTTCGGACGCTGCGCAGCCGCGGCATCGGCGAGGGCGAGATCCTCTTCGCCCACGTGCTGAAGAACGCCGCGCCGGCGGGACTGACGGTCCTCAGCCTGCAGTTCATCGGCATGCTCGGCGGCGTCGTCATCGTCGAGAAGATCTTTTCGATCCCGGGGATCGGGTCCACCGCTGTCTCGGCGACGTCTCAGAGCGACATTCCGGTCATCATGGGCGTCGTGATCGCAACGGTCATCATCGTCATCATCGTCAATCTGCTGGTCGACATCGCGAACGGCTGGCTCAACCCGAAGGTGCGTGTCTCATGA
- a CDS encoding ATP-binding cassette domain-containing protein: MTALLTVDDLVVEFPGSGFLRKPFRALHGVSLSVAAGKTLGLVGESGSGKTTIGRAALGLAPVTGGTITFDGRDISRISRRRRRREISRDLQVVFQDPYGSLNPAMEVGDILAEPLVAQGTAASAAHSRVGELLDRVHLPSDAASRLPREFSGGQRQRIAIARALALKPKLIVCDEAVSALDLSTQARVLDLLLEIQQDTDVGYLFISHDLDVVKHMSHDIAVLFRGNIVEQGPAAQIAGAPTHPYTQRLLLASPVIDPDEQRARREAFQRLDPAEFEGVRT, translated from the coding sequence ATGACCGCGCTGCTCACCGTCGACGACCTCGTCGTGGAGTTCCCCGGCTCGGGTTTCCTCCGTAAGCCGTTTCGGGCATTGCACGGAGTCTCCCTGTCCGTCGCGGCCGGGAAGACGCTCGGGCTTGTCGGCGAGTCCGGCTCGGGCAAGACGACGATCGGGCGCGCTGCGCTCGGTCTCGCGCCCGTCACGGGCGGCACGATCACCTTCGACGGGCGCGATATCAGTCGCATCTCGCGGCGCCGCCGCCGTCGGGAGATCTCCCGCGACCTCCAGGTCGTCTTCCAGGATCCGTACGGCTCGTTGAATCCGGCGATGGAGGTCGGCGACATCCTCGCCGAGCCCCTCGTCGCGCAGGGCACGGCGGCTTCGGCGGCGCACTCGCGCGTGGGCGAGCTGCTCGACCGCGTGCACCTGCCCAGCGATGCCGCCTCCCGCCTTCCGCGGGAGTTCTCCGGTGGCCAACGGCAGCGCATCGCGATCGCTCGGGCCCTCGCATTGAAGCCCAAGCTCATCGTGTGCGACGAGGCGGTCTCGGCGCTTGATCTGTCGACGCAGGCGCGCGTGCTCGACCTCCTGCTCGAGATTCAGCAGGACACGGACGTCGGGTATCTGTTCATCTCGCACGACCTCGACGTCGTCAAGCACATGAGCCACGACATCGCCGTCCTCTTCCGCGGGAATATCGTGGAGCAGGGGCCGGCCGCGCAGATCGCGGGCGCGCCGACGCATCCATATACGCAGCGGCTGCTGCTGGCCTCGCCCGTCATCGACCCCGATGAGCAACGAGCGCGCCGCGAGGCGTTCCAGCGGCTCGACCCTGCCGAGTTCGAAGGGGTGCGCACATGA
- the uxaC gene encoding glucuronate isomerase produces the protein MSDMTTTEHLHLDPDRLFPADPRTRDIARELFSEVANLAILSPHGHVPAEWIADDEPFADPTSLLLSPDHYVTRLLHASGVDLAQLGVGGTAADPREAWRIFCARWGLFTGTASAGWLEHVFSHVFAVSEVPSAATADIIYDRISRSLATPEFRPRALFERFRIEALATTDDPLDDLDAHRRISADPTFRGRVLPTFRPDKYIDPEAPGFANAVARLADQHGIAVDDYRGYITALEERRAHFVARGAVSADHGVADAYTTVLDADDAAALFRRAVRGKLSPAEAREFRGHMLVEMARMSVADGLVMTLHPGVQRNHSSVTFRDFGPDSGHDIPVRVEFTRGLRPLLERHGLERDFHLVLFTIDETAYSREIAPLAGFYPSVFIGAPWWFLDAPDAIGRFRAAVTETAGFSRGSGFIDDTRAFLSIPARHDVARRSEAAFLARYVAEGRISLARAREIIVDLVDRQPREVFKL, from the coding sequence ATGAGTGACATGACGACGACCGAGCACCTGCATCTCGACCCCGACCGGCTGTTCCCTGCCGACCCCCGCACCCGTGACATCGCGCGTGAGCTGTTCTCGGAGGTCGCGAATCTGGCGATCCTCTCGCCGCACGGCCACGTCCCGGCCGAGTGGATCGCCGACGATGAACCGTTCGCGGATCCCACCAGTCTGCTGCTCTCGCCCGATCACTACGTCACTCGGCTGCTGCACGCTTCGGGCGTCGACCTCGCTCAGCTCGGCGTGGGGGGCACCGCGGCGGATCCGCGTGAGGCGTGGCGCATCTTCTGCGCGCGCTGGGGCCTGTTCACTGGGACCGCATCGGCCGGTTGGCTCGAGCACGTGTTCTCGCACGTGTTCGCTGTCTCCGAGGTGCCCTCGGCCGCGACAGCCGACATCATCTATGACCGCATCTCCCGGTCGCTCGCGACGCCGGAGTTCCGGCCCCGTGCGCTGTTCGAGCGCTTCCGGATCGAGGCGCTCGCGACGACGGATGATCCGCTCGACGACCTCGACGCGCACCGGCGGATCTCGGCGGATCCGACGTTCCGCGGTCGCGTGCTCCCGACCTTCCGCCCCGACAAGTACATCGATCCGGAGGCGCCCGGCTTCGCCAATGCCGTCGCGCGGCTTGCGGATCAACACGGTATCGCCGTCGACGACTACCGCGGGTACATCACCGCGCTCGAGGAGCGGCGGGCGCACTTCGTCGCCCGCGGCGCGGTGTCTGCCGATCACGGCGTCGCCGACGCCTACACGACCGTGCTCGACGCCGACGACGCCGCGGCATTGTTCCGGCGGGCTGTGCGCGGGAAGCTGTCACCTGCCGAGGCGCGCGAGTTCCGTGGTCACATGCTCGTCGAGATGGCGCGTATGAGCGTCGCCGACGGCCTGGTGATGACACTGCACCCCGGCGTGCAGCGCAATCACAGCAGTGTCACGTTCCGCGACTTCGGTCCTGACTCAGGCCACGACATCCCGGTTCGTGTGGAATTCACCCGCGGGCTGCGTCCACTGCTCGAACGGCACGGCCTCGAACGCGACTTCCATCTGGTGCTGTTCACGATCGACGAAACCGCCTATTCGCGTGAGATCGCGCCACTCGCGGGTTTCTATCCATCCGTGTTCATCGGTGCGCCGTGGTGGTTCCTCGATGCGCCCGACGCGATCGGTCGCTTCCGGGCGGCGGTGACCGAGACGGCCGGGTTCTCCCGCGGATCCGGGTTCATCGACGACACGCGCGCCTTCCTGTCGATCCCTGCGCGCCACGACGTCGCCCGCCGTTCCGAGGCCGCCTTCCTCGCGCGCTACGTCGCGGAGGGGCGGATCTCCCTCGCCCGCGCGAGGGAGATCATCGTCGATCTCGTCGACCGCCAGCCCCGGGAGGTGTTCAAGCTGTGA
- a CDS encoding mannitol dehydrogenase family protein produces the protein MTRLTRVAAGLGSAPPVRIVHLGLGAFHRSHQAWFTARAGDDWGIAAFTGRSPAAAVPLAEQNGLFTLVERGPDGDSAEIIGSIARAHDGRDLEALAAAIAAPTTAIVTLTITEAGYLLGPDGRLDGSDDAVIADRAALRAATRDPVRAPRPSTALGRLAMALEARRRAGAGPIAVVPCDNLPGNGRVVREALLGLASDAPELRAYIEAEVSMVSTSVDRITPAATDDDHALAERLTGFVDHAPVVAEPFHDWVLAGEFPAGRPAWERAGARFVDDIEPFENRKLWMLNGAHTILASVGPARGHETVASAMADATVRGLVERFWDEASRHLAPELEADNYRDALMARFLNPRIEHRLAQIAQGAGIKVRARILPVLQRELAAGRDASGCLAALAAWADAEGQGIDSSRLFARVSEDFTPVVERVDALRRRR, from the coding sequence GTGACCCGGCTCACCCGCGTCGCTGCGGGCCTCGGATCCGCCCCGCCCGTTCGTATCGTGCATCTCGGGCTCGGTGCCTTCCATCGATCCCACCAGGCCTGGTTCACCGCGCGTGCGGGAGATGATTGGGGCATCGCCGCCTTCACGGGCCGCAGCCCCGCCGCGGCCGTGCCGCTCGCCGAGCAGAACGGCCTGTTCACGCTCGTCGAGCGCGGGCCGGACGGCGACAGTGCCGAGATCATCGGATCCATCGCCCGCGCGCACGACGGAAGAGATCTCGAGGCGCTCGCCGCCGCCATCGCCGCACCGACGACGGCCATCGTGACGCTGACGATCACCGAGGCCGGGTATCTGCTGGGGCCCGATGGCCGCCTCGACGGATCCGATGACGCCGTGATCGCGGATCGGGCTGCACTCCGGGCGGCGACGCGCGATCCCGTTCGTGCACCTCGTCCGAGTACCGCACTCGGACGCCTCGCGATGGCACTTGAGGCGCGCCGTCGGGCGGGTGCGGGCCCGATCGCCGTCGTGCCGTGTGACAATCTGCCCGGTAACGGCCGGGTCGTCCGTGAGGCCCTGCTGGGACTCGCCTCTGATGCCCCTGAGCTGCGCGCCTACATCGAGGCGGAGGTGTCGATGGTGTCGACGTCGGTCGATCGCATCACCCCCGCCGCGACGGACGACGACCACGCGCTTGCCGAGCGTCTCACCGGATTCGTCGATCACGCGCCCGTGGTCGCCGAGCCGTTCCACGACTGGGTCCTCGCCGGAGAGTTCCCCGCGGGGCGGCCTGCGTGGGAGCGCGCCGGCGCGCGATTCGTCGACGACATCGAGCCCTTCGAGAACCGCAAGTTGTGGATGTTGAACGGGGCGCACACGATCCTCGCGTCGGTCGGCCCCGCGCGAGGGCACGAGACGGTTGCGAGCGCCATGGCGGACGCAACCGTGCGCGGGCTCGTCGAGCGATTCTGGGACGAGGCGAGCCGGCACCTGGCGCCCGAACTCGAGGCGGACAACTATCGCGATGCGCTCATGGCGCGGTTTCTCAACCCGCGCATCGAGCACCGCCTCGCCCAGATCGCGCAGGGTGCCGGCATCAAGGTGCGGGCACGGATCCTCCCCGTGCTCCAGCGAGAGCTGGCGGCCGGCCGGGATGCGTCCGGCTGTCTCGCGGCGCTCGCCGCGTGGGCGGACGCCGAGGGACAGGGCATCGACTCATCGCGGTTGTTCGCCAGAGTGTCCGAAGACTTCACGCCGGTCGTTGAGCGTGTGGATGCGCTCCGCCGCCGTCGATGA
- a CDS encoding dipeptide/oligopeptide/nickel ABC transporter permease/ATP-binding protein, producing MSSTDMIVLDSMRARTSPVRRLLTNPLGLVSLSILATAVVIAVLAPLLAPYGANYAEVGNAFAGPSADHLLGTDSAGRDVWSRLVFSAQITLPSAVLCAGVAIAIGLPSGLIAGYYGRAFDGIADWFAGLIMSLPGIIVLLTARAVFGPSVWITMIVFGILISPSYFRLTRTAVQSVRNELYVDAAQVAGLGDLRIISRHVMSVVRAPIIIQTAIICGVAISIQNGMEFLGIGDPLTATWGAMISDGFRNIYTAPQLILWPALAIGLTIGSLVLLGNAIRDALEGGSTIAPPTKRGGGRKSGPLVEVSSEHLLEVRGLHTGFPRADGSTNAVVKDVSVAVDRGEVLGIVGESGSGKTQTAFSILGLLPETARIVGGEIAFDGVRTASADGGTDQRALSALRGTRIAYIPQEPMSNLDPAFTVGAQLTRPMVKGLKISRAEARRRAVALLERVGIPDPERTMRAFPHELSGGMAQRVLIAGAVSCDPDLIIADEPTTALDVTVQAEVLELLREMRQELGMAIIVVSHNFGLIADLADRVVVMRAGEIVEQGAVRDVLLAPQHPYSKHLLASTVAGREPLTPLLATTDQGGAE from the coding sequence ATGAGCAGCACCGACATGATCGTCCTCGACTCCATGCGTGCACGGACGTCTCCCGTCCGTCGCCTCCTCACCAATCCGCTCGGACTCGTCTCCCTGTCGATCCTCGCGACTGCGGTCGTCATCGCCGTTTTGGCCCCACTCCTCGCCCCTTACGGTGCGAACTATGCCGAAGTCGGCAACGCCTTCGCGGGGCCGAGCGCGGATCACCTTCTGGGCACGGACAGCGCGGGCCGCGACGTGTGGAGCCGACTGGTCTTCTCCGCGCAGATCACTCTCCCGTCCGCGGTCCTCTGCGCCGGTGTCGCGATCGCGATCGGGCTCCCGTCTGGTCTGATCGCCGGCTACTACGGGCGAGCGTTCGACGGCATCGCGGACTGGTTTGCGGGTCTCATCATGAGCCTGCCCGGGATCATCGTCTTGCTGACCGCACGGGCTGTGTTCGGCCCTTCGGTCTGGATCACGATGATCGTCTTCGGCATCCTCATCAGCCCGAGCTACTTCCGTCTCACGCGCACAGCCGTGCAGTCGGTGCGGAACGAGTTGTATGTCGATGCGGCCCAGGTGGCGGGTCTCGGCGATCTGCGAATCATCAGCCGCCACGTCATGTCGGTCGTCCGCGCGCCGATCATCATCCAGACCGCCATCATCTGCGGTGTCGCGATCTCGATCCAGAACGGCATGGAGTTCCTCGGCATCGGCGATCCGCTCACGGCGACGTGGGGCGCGATGATCAGCGACGGGTTCCGCAATATCTATACGGCGCCCCAACTCATTCTCTGGCCTGCGCTCGCGATCGGGCTGACCATCGGCTCGCTCGTGCTGCTCGGAAACGCGATTCGCGACGCCCTGGAGGGCGGATCGACGATTGCGCCGCCGACGAAGCGTGGCGGCGGCCGGAAGAGCGGCCCGCTGGTCGAGGTGTCGTCCGAGCACCTGCTCGAGGTGCGAGGGCTTCACACCGGCTTCCCCCGTGCCGACGGATCCACGAACGCGGTCGTGAAGGACGTGAGCGTCGCGGTCGACCGCGGAGAGGTGCTCGGGATCGTCGGTGAATCCGGCTCAGGGAAGACGCAGACCGCCTTCTCGATCCTCGGCCTCCTCCCGGAGACCGCCCGCATCGTCGGCGGGGAGATCGCTTTCGACGGCGTGCGCACCGCCTCGGCCGACGGCGGCACCGACCAGCGCGCCCTCAGCGCGCTGCGCGGCACGCGCATCGCGTACATCCCGCAGGAGCCGATGTCGAACCTTGACCCGGCGTTCACGGTCGGAGCCCAACTGACCCGCCCGATGGTGAAGGGCCTCAAGATCTCGCGTGCGGAAGCCCGCCGCCGGGCCGTCGCGCTCCTCGAGCGGGTCGGCATCCCCGACCCCGAGCGCACCATGCGCGCCTTCCCGCACGAGCTCTCCGGCGGTATGGCCCAGCGCGTGCTGATCGCCGGCGCCGTGAGCTGCGATCCCGACCTCATCATCGCGGACGAGCCAACAACGGCCCTCGACGTCACGGTGCAGGCCGAGGTGCTCGAGCTGCTCCGCGAGATGCGGCAGGAGCTCGGCATGGCGATCATCGTCGTTAGCCACAACTTCGGGCTCATCGCCGATCTCGCGGACCGCGTCGTCGTCATGCGCGCGGGCGAGATCGTCGAGCAGGGCGCGGTGCGCGACGTGCTCCTCGCCCCGCAGCACCCGTACTCGAAGCATCTGCTGGCGTCGACCGTCGCGGGGCGCGAGCCTCTGACGCCGTTGCTCGCCACCACCGATCAGGGAGGTGCGGAATGA
- a CDS encoding fumarylacetoacetate hydrolase family protein has product MRIGRWTRAGADEDGFIEDAGVIPFPDGLTVTDVLARGLSALAELRARSGDPVAAVDDVVLRAPLAPASVRDFVAFEEHVEGVSAGVEGKSHVADEWYEAPTFYFTNPHTVAGPGAVVAIPETARLDFELELAAVIGGPPAANLDAVEGERSIFGYTIMNDWSARDLQAREMKVRLGPCKGKDFGTSLGPWIVTADELESFRDDEGFLALRAEVFVNGHLVGEDLVSNMGWPFGELVAYASRNARIVPGDVLGSGTVGNGGCLGELWGRGSDIAALEPGDEVHMTIEGVGELAGIVGERVPAPPLPRARSRPRDRVRS; this is encoded by the coding sequence ATGAGGATCGGACGCTGGACCCGAGCCGGGGCCGACGAGGACGGATTCATCGAGGACGCCGGTGTCATCCCGTTCCCGGACGGTCTCACCGTGACGGATGTCCTTGCCCGCGGGCTCTCGGCGCTCGCCGAGCTGCGCGCGCGCTCCGGCGACCCCGTGGCGGCGGTGGACGACGTCGTGCTGCGCGCACCGCTCGCCCCCGCCTCCGTGCGCGACTTCGTGGCGTTCGAGGAGCACGTCGAAGGTGTCTCAGCGGGCGTCGAGGGCAAGAGCCACGTGGCCGACGAGTGGTACGAGGCCCCGACGTTCTACTTCACCAACCCGCACACCGTGGCGGGGCCTGGCGCGGTCGTCGCCATCCCCGAGACGGCGCGGCTCGACTTCGAGCTCGAGCTCGCGGCCGTCATCGGAGGACCCCCGGCTGCGAACCTCGACGCAGTCGAGGGCGAGCGGTCGATCTTCGGCTACACCATCATGAACGACTGGTCGGCGCGTGACCTGCAAGCCCGCGAGATGAAGGTGAGGCTCGGGCCGTGCAAGGGCAAGGACTTCGGGACGTCGCTCGGTCCGTGGATCGTCACGGCGGATGAGCTCGAATCGTTCCGCGACGACGAGGGCTTCCTCGCATTGCGCGCAGAGGTGTTCGTGAACGGGCATCTCGTGGGCGAGGATCTCGTGTCCAACATGGGGTGGCCGTTCGGAGAACTTGTTGCGTACGCGTCCCGCAACGCGCGGATCGTGCCCGGCGACGTGCTCGGATCCGGCACTGTCGGAAACGGCGGCTGCCTCGGCGAGCTCTGGGGTCGGGGAAGCGACATCGCCGCACTCGAACCGGGCGACGAGGTGCACATGACGATCGAGGGCGTCGGCGAGCTGGCCGGAATCGTCGGGGAACGGGTCCCCGCGCCGCCGCTCCCACGGGCTCGCTCGCGCCCCCGGGATCGCGTTCGCAGCTGA
- a CDS encoding ABC transporter substrate-binding protein, whose amino-acid sequence MTFRKLAAAALLVPALALASCSGGDGAAEGASDPSADGDGATLRIGTSGTLPSWASEDAHVGHTLFPYQAPYDSLIRRDENGELQPMLATSWEYDETRTALTLELRDDVTFSDGAAFDADAVKANLEHFQQDALRQASQLAALDSVEVVDAATVVLHLTDPDPAFEFNLSQAAGLMASPDSVGTPEADTVPVGSGPYVMSESETVAGTQVVFTAREDYWAPELQEFERVEFRILDETSARLNALQSGQIDVTILDATTIDQAEGAGFEIVDDYQVDWHGLILMDRDGDLNPALGDVNVRQAINYAVDREALVEQNERGHGTATAQPFGPESGAYVEELDERYPHDPEKARELLAEAGYADGVTISVPLVPGWDAMHAALRQQLSEANITLESVPAQMANIFGDIGQQKLEIFYFNFFQSEPWVNVQQLLAENTLYNPFETADPELTALIEELQAAPDGDSIAQEINEYVVENAWFVPLYRLDQVVAYDSDAIDVVKQPQQAFPSMYNFTPAA is encoded by the coding sequence ATGACGTTCAGAAAGCTTGCAGCCGCGGCGCTGCTCGTGCCCGCACTCGCCCTCGCATCGTGCTCGGGAGGCGACGGCGCGGCGGAAGGAGCATCGGATCCGTCCGCGGACGGCGACGGCGCGACACTCAGGATCGGCACCAGCGGGACGCTCCCCTCGTGGGCATCGGAGGATGCGCATGTCGGTCACACCCTCTTCCCGTACCAGGCGCCGTACGACAGCCTGATTCGTCGTGACGAGAACGGCGAGTTGCAGCCGATGCTGGCCACGTCGTGGGAGTACGACGAGACGCGTACCGCGCTCACGCTGGAACTCCGTGACGACGTCACCTTCAGCGACGGCGCTGCGTTCGATGCCGACGCCGTGAAGGCGAACCTCGAGCACTTTCAGCAGGACGCGTTGCGCCAGGCGTCGCAGCTCGCGGCGCTCGACAGCGTCGAGGTCGTCGACGCCGCGACGGTCGTGCTCCACCTCACCGATCCGGACCCGGCCTTCGAGTTCAACCTGAGCCAGGCCGCGGGTCTCATGGCCAGCCCCGACTCGGTCGGGACCCCGGAAGCCGACACCGTCCCCGTCGGCTCGGGCCCATACGTGATGTCCGAAAGCGAGACGGTGGCCGGAACCCAGGTCGTGTTCACGGCCCGTGAGGACTATTGGGCGCCCGAGCTGCAGGAGTTCGAGCGCGTCGAGTTCCGCATTCTCGACGAGACGTCAGCCCGCCTGAACGCGCTGCAATCCGGGCAGATCGACGTGACGATCCTCGACGCGACGACGATCGACCAAGCTGAGGGCGCCGGCTTCGAGATCGTCGACGATTACCAGGTCGACTGGCACGGCTTGATCCTCATGGATCGCGATGGAGACCTCAACCCGGCGCTCGGTGACGTGAACGTGCGTCAGGCGATCAACTACGCCGTCGATCGAGAAGCCCTCGTCGAGCAGAACGAGCGTGGACACGGCACGGCGACGGCGCAGCCGTTCGGGCCCGAAAGTGGCGCCTACGTCGAGGAGCTCGACGAGCGCTACCCGCACGACCCCGAGAAAGCACGTGAACTTCTCGCCGAGGCCGGCTACGCCGATGGCGTCACGATCAGCGTGCCGCTCGTCCCGGGATGGGATGCCATGCACGCCGCGCTGCGCCAGCAGCTGAGCGAAGCGAACATCACACTCGAGTCCGTGCCGGCGCAGATGGCCAACATCTTCGGCGACATCGGACAGCAGAAGCTCGAGATCTTCTACTTCAACTTCTTCCAAAGCGAGCCGTGGGTCAACGTCCAGCAGCTGCTCGCCGAGAACACGCTCTACAACCCCTTCGAGACCGCGGATCCTGAACTGACGGCGCTGATCGAGGAGCTGCAGGCCGCGCCCGACGGTGACTCCATCGCCCAGGAGATCAACGAATACGTCGTCGAGAACGCGTGGTTCGTGCCGCTCTACCGTCTTGACCAGGTCGTGGCCTACGACAGCGACGCGATCGACGTCGTCAAGCAGCCGCAGCAGGCATTCCCGTCGATGTACAACTTCACGCCGGCCGCGTAA
- a CDS encoding LacI family DNA-binding transcriptional regulator, protein MVDTGLRHGANGNRKPSATIYDIARELALSPSTVSRALNKPGRIAAKTEKRIRDTAAELGYRSNPMARALPTGRTRMLGLVVSDVTNPVFFRLVRGAEHACGELGYTLVFAESQESGEVEYGTLDRLLPAVDGVVLAAARLDDEQISQIAATKDVVLVNRRVGDLSAIVPDPNVGVTQAVDHLADLGHTSIAYLAGPATSWISRTRGELLLERAVARGMTFVEIGPNSPTRDGGEAALRRVRASGATAALTYNDLMAIGLLRACREAGVSVPGGLSVVGFDDIFGADLTTPTLTTVRSPLGLAGEAAVRDLVATLDGAQRDTSETLATELIVRESTGAPVS, encoded by the coding sequence ATGGTCGACACTGGGCTGAGGCACGGCGCGAATGGCAACCGGAAGCCTTCCGCGACGATCTATGACATCGCCCGCGAGCTTGCCCTCAGTCCGTCGACGGTCTCGCGCGCACTGAATAAACCGGGGCGCATCGCGGCGAAGACCGAGAAGCGGATCCGCGATACCGCAGCCGAACTCGGCTACCGCAGCAATCCGATGGCGCGCGCCCTGCCGACGGGCCGCACGCGGATGCTCGGGCTCGTCGTGTCCGACGTGACGAACCCTGTCTTCTTCCGACTCGTGCGGGGCGCCGAGCACGCGTGCGGCGAGCTCGGGTACACCCTCGTGTTCGCTGAGTCGCAGGAGTCGGGCGAAGTCGAGTACGGCACACTCGACCGGTTGTTGCCCGCTGTCGACGGCGTCGTGCTCGCCGCGGCCCGCCTCGACGACGAGCAGATCTCGCAGATCGCCGCGACCAAGGATGTCGTGCTCGTCAATCGCCGCGTGGGGGATCTCTCCGCGATCGTCCCCGATCCGAATGTCGGCGTGACACAGGCCGTCGACCACCTCGCCGACCTTGGCCACACGTCGATCGCTTACCTCGCGGGACCCGCGACGTCGTGGATCTCGCGCACACGCGGCGAACTGCTGTTGGAGCGCGCCGTCGCACGCGGCATGACCTTCGTCGAGATCGGACCGAATTCCCCGACGCGCGACGGCGGCGAGGCGGCGCTCCGCCGCGTACGCGCGTCGGGCGCCACTGCCGCCCTCACGTACAACGACCTCATGGCGATCGGACTCCTGCGCGCCTGCCGCGAAGCGGGCGTCAGCGTGCCGGGCGGCCTCAGCGTTGTGGGCTTCGACGACATCTTCGGCGCGGATCTCACGACTCCGACGCTCACGACCGTGCGCAGTCCGCTCGGCCTCGCCGGCGAGGCCGCCGTACGCGACCTCGTGGCGACGCTCGATGGCGCACAACGGGACACCTCCGAGACCCTCGCGACGGAGCTCATCGTGCGCGAGTCGACCGGCGCGCCGGTGTCCTGA